TGAAAAATACTTTATCTCTATCATTTCTTATCATCATCTTTACAATTTCAATGTCATCATATAAAGTCAAAGCCCAAGCCTTGCATAAAGGAGATTTTGTGGTAGATGTTTTTTATGGTGGGCCCAATCTTTGGTCAGGTATCCTGACATCTTTTTATACAAATTTTAATACGATTGACATCGGATTGCATGTAATTGGGCCAATAGGTGCAAGGGGTGAATATATGCTAACTGACCAAATAGGTTTAGGTCTTGATCTTATCTATGCATCAAATTCAATAGCATGGAGTGAAGAAGATTTTTTCACCCCAGGTGGTTATTTAAATTATAAACTATCGGTAACACGAATGAGAATTACACCTCGATTGAATTATCATTTTTCAACTTATGATGATTTTGATTTTTATGCTGTTGCAGGTGCTGGCTATAAACATACACAATATGTTTTTGACATAGATGATCCGTATTATAATGGGCAAAATGCAACGGCTATACTACCTGTTTCTATTCGATTGGCAATTGGTGCCAGGTATTTTATTACTGAAAAAGCAGGCATAGCTGCTGAAATAGGAATTGGATCGGCATTAGCAACTTTTGGAGCTACCTTTAAGTTCTAACAAAATTTGCTGTCAAATTCTTTGTCTTGATTTGGCCAATATGAGCGCTATATTTGTCTCGTAGAACTTTTGGATACAACTGCTAGAGAAATTTCACTGTTCAGTTTTTATCTAGCTTGAATAAGCTGGTAAATAAATCCTAAAAGTTGAGCCTTTTCCAAGTTCACTTTCTGCTACTATTCGACCGCCATTCAATTCCACTAATTCTTTACATAATATAAGGCCAAATCCACTGCCTTTCTCATTATTGGTTCCGGCCGAAATAGTTTTATCCATGCTGAATAATGCATCCAGGTTGGCTTTATCCATACCAACACCATTATCAGTCACTACAATTTCTAATTCTTGATTAGTTTGCTGAGTTCTAATCTGAATAATCCCTTGCATTGGCGTGAATTTAATGGCATTTGAAATCAGATTTCTAATGACTGCTGAGATCGAGTTCAGATCGCAAAAAGCAAAATGATCGTCCTTGATATTACTGGAGAAATCAATATTCTTTTCTTTAATAGCTGTTTGAAATAGATTTCTAATTTCCTCTGATAAATGACTCAATGATACTTTTTCGTTTCTCACTTTAAGGCTACCAACTTGCACCTGAGACCAGTTAAGCAAATTGCTTAATAGGACATCTAATTTTTGAGTTCCATCAGAAATAAAACTAGCAAATTCTTGAATATTTGTATAGTTGGATTCTTTGATATCATCTGATAGAAGCCGTGAGAATCCAATAATCGATTGAAAGGGATTCTTCATATCATGGGCAATGATTGAAAGAATTTTATCCTTTGTTTTATTTACTTCCGATAACTGTTTGCTTTTCTGTTCAATTTCTTGATTTTGAGTAGTTAGCAACTCATTTGCTTTTCTTAGCCGGATTCTGCTTTTATTGATTAATATTGGAATTACCATCACAATGAAAATGATCAAAATGATTAGAGCAATAAGGAATCGTTGCTTGACAATTTTTTGTTGTTGTAAAGTGTTTTTAACAAGAAGTTTGGCGTTTTCCTGCTCTTTTTTGTCAAGCTCATACTTTGATTTCATTTCAGCAAGATCTTTTGTGTTCTCCTCCTTATGAATTTGCCACCTGATACCAGTATAATGCGTGTGATTTACATATGCAGAATCAAATTTTTTCAAGGCTGCATATGACTCAAAAATATGTAAGTAGGCAATTTCCTGATAAGCTAATAGGCCAATTTTTTTTGATAGTTTTAAACTTTTGTGAGCATAGTATATGGCACTATCATAATCTTGACTTTCCTGAAAAATCATTGACATATTATTATAGACCATAGGAAGATCCATGTAGTCGTTTATTTTAAGCCCTATTTTAAGTGATTTTCGCAGATAAGTTATAGCAGAATCATATTCTCCTAATTGTTTGTAACAGGCGCCTTTCAAATTATAAATATTCGAAATAAACTTATCCGAATTATTTTTTGGCAACATATTCAAAGAGGAATCAGCATAAGCTATAGCTTTTTTATGATTTTCCAGTTCGTAGTAAACAGCGCTAAATCTATGCAAAATCGTTTTTACTTCCGATAAATACTGAATCTTGCGGGCCAAGTAATATCCTTCTTGTAAATATTTAATTGAATTTTCATAATCCGCTATTGCCCGATAAGCTTCTCCAATTGAATGATAGCATCTCACAACAATTTTATCATGACTGGTTTTCTTCAATAAGGTCAGGGTTTTAAAAAAAATAGGCAAGGATGCATGAATATCTCCTTTCACAAGCAAAGTGTTTGCATAGGACAAAGAAACAAAAGCGATTAAAGTATCATCGTTGAGTTCTTCTGCTATTTTCATGCTTTCTAAAGCCAATTCAATCGATTTCTCGATATCAGTTGACCAATAGCGGGTGCTTAGTCGTTTAAGAGTCTTTGCTTCATCTTTTCTACTCAGTGATTTATCAGTAAGAACTTTACTTAAACTGTCGATCTCTCGGTTTGTATTTTGAGAAAAAGAGAATATACTTGAAGTCATCAAGATGATAACTGAAAAAATTATTCGCATGCTCCGATTTGGAATTGACACTATTGGGGTGTTTATTATTAGTTAACAAAGTTAGTCATTGTTTTAAAATTTAGCTGATGACAAGATCATGTTACATATCATGAATTAATGACCAATATTGAAGTGAGATATAGGATGGATACTGATTCTGTTCTCTGGTTACTGGTTAAAACCCTGCAATTCATTGCAGCTAATTGGTTTCTATAAATATCTATGATAGAAATCATAAATTCCAATCATCAAATCACAAATAATAACAAAATTTATTAGCTCAAATTGAATATCCGCTATTGTACCTATGATGTAAAAATTGCCACAGATTTACAGATTTGTTTGTAGGAGGCAAGTGAAAATTCTACGAATTCTGTGACCTAAATTTAAATGGTATTACAGTAAATATGTTTGTGGGATAATAAAGGATATACGCAAACCAAACTTCAAAATCTCCCTAGATTTCAACACTGTTTGGTTATTTTTGATATTTTTTGATTGTTTTTTGGTGTTTTGCAAATGAATTTCATTCATAATCCGAACCTATAAATTTTCAATCCATAGTGGTTTATTTTGTCTGAAGAACAAGTGTTTTAATTGAATCTTCAAATGATTTGTCAAATAAGGGAATTGCCAGTTTGGGATTGGCCATATCAACAATTAAATGTTTGTTATTTTCTTTAGATGTGATTAAACCTGATTTATCATCATCTTCCCTAATATTAACTAATAAAATATAGCTATTGTCCATCCTACTATAGGATTCAAGTCTGGATTGACTGGCAGTTAATTGAATGATATTTTGCCCATCTACATCACACATAAAAAGCACTTTTGGACAATATTTATAATATCTGTCTCTCAGGTCAAAACGTCTTTTTTTTGCTTCCTCTTTACTAATACCCATTATTTCTTCAATTTGTGCATTGGTTTTCCATTCTACTAATTCAAATAAAATGATTTCCCCTTTTCTTGTCATTTCATGTTCTCGGTCATGACTAAATAAATCTTCGAAATCAATGAGTCTGAAATTACTAATTAAGTCGATACTATCCTTTAGCAGTAAATGTTTCTTTTTTGTTTTTGGATTATAGAAAACGTAGTTTGCGTAATCATACCGATCCATCCCTTTTTCAAAATACTTTTCTTCAAGTATCATGGGTATAATCCAATAATCTGATGTTTTACTTTGTGTAACATGTCCAAATCGCAAATTGAAATTTTCAATCAGAATTTTGTCTTTCAGAGTGATTGTTGAATCCGTATTTTCTTCGACCTTTTGTTTTAGGGTTTCCAGGTTTTTATCTGTTGAAACTTGACATGAGAATAAAAGAAATAAGGAAGAAAATATGAAATAGTAAATATTTTTCATGGTCACGATATTTGATATAAAAACGTAAGAATAAATAAAAAAGTATATTCGTATTATAATGTATTTAGAAAATACATATTTCTTAAATTTAAGGATAATTGTGTATGCTCCAAATTAATCTAAAGATAA
This genomic stretch from Bacteroidota bacterium harbors:
- a CDS encoding outer membrane beta-barrel protein, with product MKNTLSLSFLIIIFTISMSSYKVKAQALHKGDFVVDVFYGGPNLWSGILTSFYTNFNTIDIGLHVIGPIGARGEYMLTDQIGLGLDLIYASNSIAWSEEDFFTPGGYLNYKLSVTRMRITPRLNYHFSTYDDFDFYAVAGAGYKHTQYVFDIDDPYYNGQNATAILPVSIRLAIGARYFITEKAGIAAEIGIGSALATFGATFKF
- a CDS encoding tetratricopeptide repeat-containing sensor histidine kinase, which produces MRIIFSVIILMTSSIFSFSQNTNREIDSLSKVLTDKSLSRKDEAKTLKRLSTRYWSTDIEKSIELALESMKIAEELNDDTLIAFVSLSYANTLLVKGDIHASLPIFFKTLTLLKKTSHDKIVVRCYHSIGEAYRAIADYENSIKYLQEGYYLARKIQYLSEVKTILHRFSAVYYELENHKKAIAYADSSLNMLPKNNSDKFISNIYNLKGACYKQLGEYDSAITYLRKSLKIGLKINDYMDLPMVYNNMSMIFQESQDYDSAIYYAHKSLKLSKKIGLLAYQEIAYLHIFESYAALKKFDSAYVNHTHYTGIRWQIHKEENTKDLAEMKSKYELDKKEQENAKLLVKNTLQQQKIVKQRFLIALIILIIFIVMVIPILINKSRIRLRKANELLTTQNQEIEQKSKQLSEVNKTKDKILSIIAHDMKNPFQSIIGFSRLLSDDIKESNYTNIQEFASFISDGTQKLDVLLSNLLNWSQVQVGSLKVRNEKVSLSHLSEEIRNLFQTAIKEKNIDFSSNIKDDHFAFCDLNSISAVIRNLISNAIKFTPMQGIIQIRTQQTNQELEIVVTDNGVGMDKANLDALFSMDKTISAGTNNEKGSGFGLILCKELVELNGGRIVAESELGKGSTFRIYLPAYSS